The Bartonella sp. HY328 genome contains the following window.
CAAATGCGTTGAAGCATTTTCATCACTTGCTTCTTCACTTGTTGTTGCTTGTGTTGTTTCGCCCTCTGTTGCCAGCGTTGCGGCAACTTGCTGTGCATTGGTATGGCGCGTGGTACGGCTTTGTGTTGGTGCGGTTTGCGCAATTGCTGAACTTGCTAATACGATTGCTGAAGTGGAAATAGTTAGAACTGACAAAATAGACGCCAATTTACGCCGACAGCTCGTTCCGCTTAACATTGCTTTCAATTCCATAACTTTCCAATACCTCTGCCAAGATAACATGATTTAATTTATCATCTTTTACAAAAGTAAAAACACTGTCGTGTCAATAGCGTTATTTTTAACCCCTCTAAACAAGGTGAAATTTTGTCAAAATTTGTTCAAAATAAAGGAAACATTACAAATAATTTAGAAAAGACATGTGCATTACTCAACCAATATAGAATTGTTCAATACACAATTTTACTGTAATATCAAAGAATTAATTTAAGTGTTTTCGAAAATAGTGTAGGATTGTTTAATTTGAAGTATAAAGCATAAATAGGGCATGATGTTGCCTTAATTTAAAAAAGAGTTCTATAGGGAGTGGGTATGAAAAAAATTGCATTTTTAGGGCTTGGTGTTATGGGCTTTCCGATGGCCGGACATTTGGCAAAAGCTGGCTATAAGGTGACTGTTTATAATCGCACCAAAGCTAAGGCCGATCATTGGGTGGATAGCTATCAAGGCGAGAGTGCCGATACACCGGCTGAGGCTGCCAAGGGACAAGATATTGTTTTTTCCTGCGTTGGCAATGATAAGGATCTTCTTGAAATTGCTCTTGGTGACAACGGAGCTTTTAAGGCAATGGGCAAAGGAGCTATTTTTGTTGATCATACCACCGCCTCTGCAGAGGTTGCGCGCAAGCTTTATGAGGAAGCGCAAAAATGTGGGCTTAACTTTATAGATGCGCCAGTTTCTGGCGGCCAAGCTGGCGCAGAAAATGGCAAGCTTACCGTGATGTGCGGTGGTGACCAAGAGATATATGAAAAAGTTGAAAAAGCTATTGATAGTTATGCGGTTTCAGTTCGGCTTATGGGGCCCGCTGGATCGGGTCAATTGTGCAAAATGGTCAACCAAATTTGCCTCGCCGGCATCGTACAAGGACTATCGGAAGGCCTACAATTTGGCGTAAATGCTGGCCTTGACATGAAGTCGGTTATTGAAGTCTTATCAAAAGGTGCTGCTGGTTCATGGCAAATGGAAAACCGTGGCAATACCATGGTGGATAACAAATTTGATTTTGGTTTTGCAGTTGATCTTATGCGCAAAGATTTGGGTATTTGCCTTAATGAAGCAAGAAATAACGGCTCAACCTTGCCAATTACCGCTTTGATTGACCAGTTTTATGCGGATATCCAACGGGCAGGCAATAATCGTTTTGATACATCAAGCCTTATTACCCGCTTGCGTGACTAGGGTCAGGATTCTAGGATAGAAGCCGATATAGGGAGCGACTAATTTTAGCTCCCTATATTAAGACTATCCATATCTTAATTATCGATTGGTTCATCATCGAGATAATTAACCGCTAAAGGAAAAATAATTTCTGCAACTGTTCCTTTGCCAGTTTCAGAATAAAGATTGAAGCGGGCATTATTCGCATCAGCTAATGCCTTGGTTAGCGGTAAACCAAGGCCCGTACCACGATTGCCATTTTCGCTATCATCATCACTGTGAATAGGTCGTGAAATTTGATGGAAAGGCAGCATCGCTTCTTCCATTTCGTTTTCATTCATTCCAATTCCGCTATCGCGAACCCGTAATAATACGCCAGCATTTTCGTGGCGAAGGGCGGATACAATAATCTGGCCACCGGGCGGAGTAAAACGAATAGCGTTCGACAAAAGATTAAGAATTATTTGTTTGACCGAGCGCTTATCAGCAGCAATGTTTGGTAAATCATGAGCAATGTTCGACCGCATAATGATACGACCGGTATTGGCTTGCGGTGTCATGAGCCCTAACACTTCTTTTAAAATAGGTACAATCGACACGGTACCAATATTAATCGTTGTACGCCCCTCAGCAACTTTTGCGGCATCAAGCAAATCATTAATCAGCGTCATGATATGGCCGCCAGACGTCACGATGTCACGCAGATAACCACGATACCGGTCATTATTTAATGAACCGAATTTTTCTTCCAAAATAAGCTCTGAAAGCCCAATAATTGCATTAAGGGGCGTTCGAATTTCATGGCTTACTAAAGCAAGATAACGAGATTTACGCAAAGCTTCTTCTTCTGCCTGATGGCGAGCAACCACCAATTCAGATGCGGCGGAATGAATGACGCTTAAATCACGCAGCATTAAGAAATAACCTTCATCAAGCTCCATTTTACCAAAGCTTACAAACAGACTTATGCTATCTCCATCACCGCGGCGTGCTTCAACCTCATATCCTTCGCCAAAGGTAAGCTTGTCATCACTTTGTCTAACCGTATCAAAATATTGGTTAACTGTATCAACACTCTTATAACTAAAGAATTGTATGAAATTACGGCCCTTTATGTCATCGGCGTCAAGCCCAAACATGCGTTGCGCTGCTTCATTAACTGAATGGATAAGCCCAGTGTCATCAAGGATGAGCACACCATCGGAAATTAAATTCAGCAAAATCGATAATTCTACTGCTTTGCGCTGCAAAGCTTCGAAATCCTCCCGATCAATTGAATCTTGCTTTTCAAGATTGCCGAAAGAAATCATCGAGGCTTCGCGCCCATCGGCCCAAGTAACGCCGCGCATTTTAGGACGTACTGACCAAATCTCGTCATTACTACCAATAAGAATATTACGTGGTAGCCATTCACGCAAAATAACCGACAATATTCCGTGCGCTCTAAATGAATCAAGCGTTGGAAAACCTGTCAATTGCAAGAGCTCATCACTGGCAAATAATACGCGATTATCGCGATAGATGAGAATTGGTAATGGTAAATGCTGTAATAGCGTAAATTCAATACGCGGCGAGGGTATAATGGGCAAAGCTCCGTCTTGGCCAGAACGTGCCGTGTTATCAGCATGATTATCGCCATCATTGCTGAATATTTCCAACTTGTCGGCAGGGCGCAAATTCAAGCGGCCGACATTGCTTTCTGGCTCGTCCGTTTCCTCATTATCAAGTGCAACAGGCCCTCTTTCGCTTTCAGGATAGAGAAAGGGTGGGTGGTCATCGGTTGCGATGACTTCGTCGTTAGAATCTATAACAGGTAAAACAGCAGGGGCAGTCCTATTCTCATCATCCGAAAAGGTTGCTTGGCGCATTAGCTCATCAATATTGGGTGCGAGATTTTCAACTGAGGCTTGTTCTGCTAATTGATCCTCAGTCTCAACGCTATCGCTTCGTTCTTCATCCCAAAAATCAAGAACCTCCTCTTTGCGTGGTTCAACCGCTTCAATACCATTGGCTTCAAGGGAGCGACGCAGGGCGGCTAAAGCCTCCTCAATCGTTTGCGGCTCTTCTTCCTCTTCCTGCACGTCAATCGCCAAATCACTTTCAGCGTTTAATTTTTCATCATCTTTATCTAGCTTTTTACCATTTAGCGCATTGTTAGTTTCCTGATCGCGACCAGTATCTTCGCCGTTTTCGTGTAGAGGCAAATTATCTTTAAGCTCAAAACTATCAATATTATCGGCGTTGTCATCTGACATGCTTGTTAAAGCATCATTGTCTTTGTCATTTTGCAAATCCGACTTGTCTTTTAAGGGTTCACCGATCAAATCATCATCATTGGCCCATTCCTGTTCCAAAGCAGTTTCAAGATCATCATCGGGTAGCTCTGTCATTGCCAAATTATCTTCTTTTGACAGTTGAACAACCATTGGAGTAGCGATCTGTGGCGTATGAGCGGTTCTTTCTGGTAATTTAGGCAGTATATCGCTATCATCTAATTTGGCGTCTTTATTACCAGTAAGTGTGCTTTTATCATAATGATTAAGCAATGAATCAATAGCAGAATCATCTGCTTGGCTAACAAGCTCCTCATCATCATTGGAAAAAGCATATTCTTCATCCAATGTTGGTAATTGCGAAAATTTAGGAAGATTATTTGTTTCTTCTTCAACAGCTTCGGTCAAGTTTTGCGGTTGATCGCTTATGCTATCTTCTAACGTCTCTGTAGTATCATTGGTTCGGTCACTGCTATCATCAAAATCGTTCTTGGACGCTAATGTAACTTCGTCTTCTTCGCTTTGCGGTAAAGCATCAAGCGATGGAGTTTTATCAGCTAAAGGCTTTTCCTCTTGTGCAATATCCTTTTCATAATCATTTTCATGATTATTGTCCGGTTGGTCGCTATTAGGCTGATGCGATATTGATTTATTTTCTATAGTTGCGTCGCTATCAGCTTTGCTTGCCTTAGCACGGCCTATTTCAACATCACTGGCGACATTTTCAATGATCGAATTTTTACCAGAACTTAGTTTTTGATAGTCATCACTTTGAGCCAGTCGCAAGTTTCGTGGTAATTCTACAGCAAGAATATCTGCCTTTAATTTACGGGCAATTGTTGTAAATGCTTCATGTTCTTGCGCGGTTAAGCCTTTTGGCCCACGATTGCGCGCAAGATTTAGTCCCTCATCTTTTGCTGTCATTTTTGCTTCATTTATTATACCAAATCCGCGATAACCACTAAATTCGCGATTGCGCGAGTAAATTGGCAAAGCAGAAAACTCAATTTCAACCCTAGTTTCGCCGCCTTCAACCGGCCAATATATTTTGCGCTCAGACCAAGCCTTATGGCTTTTTAACAATGCACGCATGGCGCCATTGCTATCCATATTCCATTCTTTGGCAAGACTGGTAAATGATTTATCGATAATGTCACCAAAGCGTGGCCCAACGCAAATTTCCAATTCAGGCGAAACATCGGTAAAAAAACTATTTTCATCAACCTGCCACGCAAACCTTGATGGAAAGCGTGTAATATCAAAGACAAAATCTTGTTTTACCTCATCTGCGTTATCAATATTCTCATCATCTCTCTTTGCGGCAATGAGTAGAAAAATAGCCGGCTGTTTGTTCAGCTCTAATATGCCAACCGGCATATCGGAATAATTTTTTAACAAACGCTTTTTAATAATATTGCCCGATTGCGCCTCATATAACAATGTGATGAGTTCATCATCAACGACAAAATCAGACCTAAAGCCTGTGGTTGAGCTTAAAATATTACCAGAAATATCAAGAACTGCAGCTTCAGTAAATTCATCACCTAAGCCGTCGGTTAAATCGACAAAGCCGCCGTCAGAGGCTACCGCTGCGATCGATCGTAAAAAAACGACGCTGTTTAAATGGTCCATCTCAATGGCGTTAACTAAAAAAGATTGAGCATTGGGGATGCCGCCTATTTTTACACCCCGTTTAGTAGTTAAGCCATTTTCAATTTGCAAACGAGTTAAATTATCAAAGCCGCTATCGACACCGATTGAATCTGCAACGGTACGGAAACCTAAAAAACGGGCACCTGCACCATTGGCCCAAAGAATGGTTTCTAAATCATTTGATAAAATAATAGAAATACGGCCAGCAAGATATGCATCACGCACTTGCGGATTTGCTAAAATATCCAAAAAAGCATGCGGAGCTGCCATAACTATCTTTCCTGGTTCAAAAAAGTATTTACCAGTTTACAGTGTTAATCAAACTTATGCATGTTTTTTAAAAGGAAAAATTGATTTTTAGTTAACGCGCCAAGCTGGAAATAGAAAAATGTAAAATTACAATTTAAATTCAAATAGTTAAGCAAGATATAAAATGTTCATATGTCTTGCATGAGAACAACTGACAATTTTCAATATTGCGTTTTTGAAAATATTTTTACAATTTTTGCTTGTTTTAATGTGAATCAACGCCAAATAGATAGAGCCGATCTTCCAGTGTTTAAACTCAATAGCTAAACCCAGTATTTAAATATTGAGTAACATTATTGAGGAGGGCGAAGGGGTTGTTCTCAATTATTCACTTTATTCGTTGTGATCGAATTGGTATGTGGTCATCGATAAAATTTTTGCTGATGGCGGCTATTTCGCTACAAACTCAAAATTAGCCTTCTGTATACTTATTAAAATTATTCGATGAAATATCTTATTAAAAATCATTACTTATATATTTCAATTCCTTATTTTTGTCTCATACATCTTATTAATGGAATTAGAAAAAAAGCTGTTGTGGTAGAGTTAGAGTTTTTATTGCTTAATGAAGCTATTTAAAGGCTTGCTTAATAGCCAATGGCTGCCGTTTATGTCATAAAATTTTGGTGTTTTTCTCATTAACTTTGGCTATTTTTTTTAAGTAAAAACATATGATTAAAGCAAGCAAAAGCAGGCAGCTT
Protein-coding sequences here:
- a CDS encoding NAD(P)-dependent oxidoreductase; amino-acid sequence: MKKIAFLGLGVMGFPMAGHLAKAGYKVTVYNRTKAKADHWVDSYQGESADTPAEAAKGQDIVFSCVGNDKDLLEIALGDNGAFKAMGKGAIFVDHTTASAEVARKLYEEAQKCGLNFIDAPVSGGQAGAENGKLTVMCGGDQEIYEKVEKAIDSYAVSVRLMGPAGSGQLCKMVNQICLAGIVQGLSEGLQFGVNAGLDMKSVIEVLSKGAAGSWQMENRGNTMVDNKFDFGFAVDLMRKDLGICLNEARNNGSTLPITALIDQFYADIQRAGNNRFDTSSLITRLRD
- a CDS encoding ATP-binding protein; translated protein: MAAPHAFLDILANPQVRDAYLAGRISIILSNDLETILWANGAGARFLGFRTVADSIGVDSGFDNLTRLQIENGLTTKRGVKIGGIPNAQSFLVNAIEMDHLNSVVFLRSIAAVASDGGFVDLTDGLGDEFTEAAVLDISGNILSSTTGFRSDFVVDDELITLLYEAQSGNIIKKRLLKNYSDMPVGILELNKQPAIFLLIAAKRDDENIDNADEVKQDFVFDITRFPSRFAWQVDENSFFTDVSPELEICVGPRFGDIIDKSFTSLAKEWNMDSNGAMRALLKSHKAWSERKIYWPVEGGETRVEIEFSALPIYSRNREFSGYRGFGIINEAKMTAKDEGLNLARNRGPKGLTAQEHEAFTTIARKLKADILAVELPRNLRLAQSDDYQKLSSGKNSIIENVASDVEIGRAKASKADSDATIENKSISHQPNSDQPDNNHENDYEKDIAQEEKPLADKTPSLDALPQSEEDEVTLASKNDFDDSSDRTNDTTETLEDSISDQPQNLTEAVEEETNNLPKFSQLPTLDEEYAFSNDDEELVSQADDSAIDSLLNHYDKSTLTGNKDAKLDDSDILPKLPERTAHTPQIATPMVVQLSKEDNLAMTELPDDDLETALEQEWANDDDLIGEPLKDKSDLQNDKDNDALTSMSDDNADNIDSFELKDNLPLHENGEDTGRDQETNNALNGKKLDKDDEKLNAESDLAIDVQEEEEEPQTIEEALAALRRSLEANGIEAVEPRKEEVLDFWDEERSDSVETEDQLAEQASVENLAPNIDELMRQATFSDDENRTAPAVLPVIDSNDEVIATDDHPPFLYPESERGPVALDNEETDEPESNVGRLNLRPADKLEIFSNDGDNHADNTARSGQDGALPIIPSPRIEFTLLQHLPLPILIYRDNRVLFASDELLQLTGFPTLDSFRAHGILSVILREWLPRNILIGSNDEIWSVRPKMRGVTWADGREASMISFGNLEKQDSIDREDFEALQRKAVELSILLNLISDGVLILDDTGLIHSVNEAAQRMFGLDADDIKGRNFIQFFSYKSVDTVNQYFDTVRQSDDKLTFGEGYEVEARRGDGDSISLFVSFGKMELDEGYFLMLRDLSVIHSAASELVVARHQAEEEALRKSRYLALVSHEIRTPLNAIIGLSELILEEKFGSLNNDRYRGYLRDIVTSGGHIMTLINDLLDAAKVAEGRTTINIGTVSIVPILKEVLGLMTPQANTGRIIMRSNIAHDLPNIAADKRSVKQIILNLLSNAIRFTPPGGQIIVSALRHENAGVLLRVRDSGIGMNENEMEEAMLPFHQISRPIHSDDDSENGNRGTGLGLPLTKALADANNARFNLYSETGKGTVAEIIFPLAVNYLDDEPIDN